The following are encoded in a window of Catharus ustulatus isolate bCatUst1 chromosome 12, bCatUst1.pri.v2, whole genome shotgun sequence genomic DNA:
- the RSL24D1 gene encoding probable ribosome biogenesis protein RLP24 has product MRIEKCYFCSGPIYPGHGVMFVRNDCKIFRFCKSKCHRNFKKKRNPRKMRWTKAFRKAAGKELTVDNSFEFEKRRNEPVKYQRELWNKTVDAMKRVEEIKQKRQARFIMNRLKKSKELQKAEDIKEVKQNIHLLRAPHAGTPKQLEDKMVQKLQEDVPMEEDS; this is encoded by the exons atgcgCATCGAGAAGTGCTACTTCTGCTCGGGGCCCATCTACCCGGGGCACGGCGTCATGTTCGTGCGCAACGACTGCAAG ATATTCAGATTCTGCAAATCAAAATGCCACAGAAACTTCAAAAAGAAGCGAAATCCCAGAAAGATGAGATGGACTAAAGCATTCCGTAAAGCAGCTGGCAAAGAACTGACAGTG GATAATTCATTTGAATTTGAAAAACGTAGGAATGAACCAGTGAAATACCAGAGAGAGTTGTGGAACAAGACTG tgGATGCAATGAAGAGAGTggaggaaataaagcaaaaacgCCAAGCCAGATTTATTATGAACAG atTGAAGAAGAGCAAAGAGTTGCAGAAGGCAGAAGACATCAAAGAAGTCAAACAGAATATCCACCTTCTTCGTGCTCCCCATGCAG GTACACCAAAACAGCTGGAGGACAAAATGGTGCAGAAGCTACAAGAGGATGTGCCTATGGAAGAAGACTCTTAA